A single genomic interval of Amycolatopsis albispora harbors:
- a CDS encoding DivIVA domain-containing protein codes for MSLTPADVHNVAFSKPPIGKRGYNEDEVDAFLDLVETELARLIEDNNELRQQVEQLDAELESTRGELETARSAGPVGSVPPPAPVREEPRRLAPVPPPSAMEQTQAHGMGPDNGEPNVQAAKVLGLAQEMADRLTAEAKTESDGMLAEARTKSEQLLSDARAKSDSMVNEARTRAETMLNDARTRAETLERQARDKATTMERESQRKYTETMNSLNSEKNTLNKRIEELRTIEREYRTRLRGFLESQLRELDDRGSAAPASPGANQSASGSSSGQGYSFGPRAEAG; via the coding sequence ATGTCGTTGACCCCCGCTGACGTGCACAACGTCGCGTTCAGCAAGCCGCCCATAGGCAAACGGGGCTACAACGAGGACGAGGTGGACGCGTTCCTCGACCTGGTGGAGACCGAACTCGCCCGGCTCATCGAGGACAATAACGAGCTTCGCCAGCAGGTGGAGCAACTCGATGCCGAGCTGGAATCGACCCGTGGCGAGCTGGAGACCGCGCGGTCCGCCGGCCCGGTGGGCAGCGTGCCCCCGCCCGCCCCGGTGCGCGAGGAACCCCGGCGGCTGGCCCCGGTCCCGCCGCCCAGTGCGATGGAGCAGACCCAGGCCCACGGCATGGGCCCGGACAACGGCGAGCCCAACGTGCAGGCGGCCAAGGTGCTCGGCCTGGCGCAGGAGATGGCCGACCGGCTGACCGCCGAGGCGAAGACCGAGTCCGACGGCATGCTGGCCGAGGCCAGGACCAAGTCGGAGCAGCTGCTCTCGGACGCGCGGGCGAAGTCGGACTCGATGGTCAACGAAGCACGCACGCGTGCCGAGACCATGCTGAACGACGCTCGCACCAGGGCGGAGACCCTGGAGCGGCAGGCGCGCGACAAGGCGACCACGATGGAACGCGAGTCGCAGCGCAAGTACACCGAGACGATGAACAGCCTGAACTCCGAGAAGAACACGCTGAACAAGCGGATCGAAGAGCTGCGGACCATCGAGCGGGAGTACCGCACGAGGCTGCGCGGGTTCCTCGAGTCGCAGCTGCGTGAGCTGGACGACCGCGGCTCGGCCGCCCCCGCTTCGCCGGGCGCGAACCAGTCGGCGAGCGGGTCCAGCAGCGGACAGGGCTACTCGTTCGGCCCACGGGCCGAGGCCGGCTGA
- a CDS encoding YggS family pyridoxal phosphate-dependent enzyme, producing the protein MSTDRQAELAESLERVRTQIRDACAAAGRRPEEVRLLAVTKTFPAVDAALLTDLGMTDLAENRDQEASAKAGEVASMRPDARVRWHMVGRLQRNKARSVVRWADEVQSVDSLRLADALAKAVRAARERGERDHPLDVLAQVSLDDEETARARGGCPLPELPALAENLTQSGDLRLRGLMAVAPLGTDPAEAFSRLAAAREKFLEDHPSAVELSAGMSGDLEQAIACGSTCVRVGTALLGRRGLASP; encoded by the coding sequence ATGAGCACCGACCGGCAGGCCGAGCTCGCCGAGTCACTCGAACGGGTTCGCACGCAGATCCGCGACGCCTGCGCGGCGGCCGGGCGGCGTCCCGAAGAGGTGCGGCTACTCGCGGTGACCAAAACCTTTCCGGCGGTGGACGCCGCGCTGCTGACCGATCTCGGCATGACCGATCTCGCCGAGAACCGCGACCAGGAGGCGAGCGCGAAGGCGGGCGAAGTGGCGTCGATGCGCCCGGACGCGCGCGTGCGCTGGCACATGGTCGGCAGGCTCCAGCGGAACAAGGCCCGGTCGGTGGTCCGCTGGGCGGACGAGGTCCAATCGGTGGATTCGCTCCGGCTAGCGGACGCCCTCGCGAAGGCCGTCCGCGCCGCGCGCGAGCGCGGTGAACGTGATCATCCTCTCGATGTGCTCGCCCAGGTCAGCCTGGACGACGAGGAGACGGCGCGTGCGCGCGGCGGCTGCCCGCTCCCGGAGCTGCCCGCGCTGGCCGAGAACCTCACCCAGTCGGGTGATTTGCGGCTCCGCGGCCTGATGGCGGTGGCCCCGCTGGGTACTGACCCCGCCGAGGCCTTCTCCCGCCTGGCGGCTGCCAGGGAAAAGTTCCTTGAAGACCACCCCTCCGCCGTGGAACTCTCGGCGGGGATGAGCGGTGATCTTGAACAAGCCATCGCGTGCGGCTCGACCTGTGTGCGTGTCGGAACCGCGTTGCTCGGACGGCGAGGTTTAGCCTCACCGTAG
- the ileS gene encoding isoleucine--tRNA ligase, giving the protein MYPKAEAGEPTGQVPSQPSFPALEKDVLAYWEADRTFQATVDARDPGVNGANEYVFYDGPPFANGLPHYGHLLTGYVKDIVPRFETMRGKHVERRFGWDTHGLPAELEAERQLGITDKSQIDEMGIAAFNDACRESVLRYTGEWREYVTRQARWVDFENDYKTLDATFMESVIWAFKQLWDKGLIYEGYRVLPYCWRDETPLSNHELRMDDDVYASRQDPAVTVGFRLEGNGNDLDGAHLLIWTTTPWTLPSNLATAVHPEVTYVQVASGDRRFVLAEARVAAYAKELGEEPEVLARYTGTELLGTRYAPPFPYFLGQENAHRVLSADYVTTDDGTGVVHIAPAYGEEDKVVTDAAGITPVTPVDSKGRFTAEVPDYAGQQVFDANPNIIRDLKNGTGSAGRQGAVLLRHETYEHPYPHCWRCRNPLIYRAVSSWFVAVTEFKDRMVELNQQITWYPEHVKDGQFGKWLENARDWSISRNRYWGTPIPVWMSDDPNYPRTDVYGSLDELERDFGVRPADLHRPHIDELTRPNPDDPTGKSTMRRVPEVLDVWFDSGSMPYAQVHYPFENADWFEHHYPGDFIVEYIGQTRGWFYTLHVLATALFDRPAFRTCVSHGIVLGSDGQKMSKSLRNYPDVNEVFDRDGSDAMRWYLMASPILRGGNLVVTDKGIRDAVRQAVLPLWNSYYFLALYANAEGTEGKWRTDSQHVLDRYVLAKTHELVTDVEAALEVSDIAGACATVREFLEVLTNWYVRRSRDRFWAGEQDAVDTLHTVLEVTCRVLAPLLPLTTESVWRGLTGGRSVHLADWPGTTELPADAALVTAMDRVRQVCSSALSLRKANKLRVRLPLAKLLVAAEDVDALRQFTDIIRDEVNVKSVELTGDVAAHGAFEVAVNARAAGPRLGKDVQRVIKAVKAGEWSTSEGGALVAAGIELLETEYDRKLVAKDEGAAAELPGGSGLVLLDTEVTEELAAEGVARDLVRVVQQARRDAGLEVADRIALTVDAPVEVTEAARAHEEFVAGETLATSVAYDAVADGSTGTVGDGVKVTVAVRKN; this is encoded by the coding sequence ATGTACCCCAAGGCCGAGGCTGGTGAACCGACCGGCCAGGTGCCGTCCCAGCCGTCGTTCCCGGCGCTGGAGAAGGACGTGCTGGCCTACTGGGAGGCCGACCGGACCTTCCAGGCCACCGTGGACGCCCGCGACCCCGGCGTGAACGGCGCCAACGAGTACGTCTTCTACGACGGCCCGCCGTTCGCCAACGGCCTGCCGCACTACGGGCACCTGCTCACCGGGTACGTCAAGGACATCGTGCCGCGCTTCGAGACCATGCGCGGCAAGCACGTGGAGCGCCGCTTCGGCTGGGACACCCACGGCCTGCCCGCCGAGCTCGAAGCCGAGCGGCAGCTCGGCATCACCGACAAGTCGCAGATCGACGAGATGGGCATCGCCGCGTTCAACGACGCGTGCCGCGAGTCCGTGCTGCGTTACACCGGCGAGTGGCGCGAGTACGTCACCCGGCAGGCGCGCTGGGTCGACTTCGAAAACGACTACAAGACGCTCGACGCCACCTTCATGGAGTCGGTGATCTGGGCGTTCAAGCAGCTGTGGGACAAGGGCCTGATCTACGAGGGCTACCGCGTGCTGCCGTACTGCTGGCGCGACGAGACCCCGCTGTCCAACCACGAGCTGCGGATGGACGACGACGTCTACGCCAGCCGCCAGGACCCGGCGGTCACCGTCGGCTTCCGGCTCGAGGGCAACGGCAACGACCTCGACGGCGCGCACCTGCTGATCTGGACCACCACGCCGTGGACGCTGCCGTCGAACCTGGCGACCGCGGTGCACCCCGAGGTCACCTACGTGCAGGTCGCTTCCGGCGACCGGCGGTTCGTGCTGGCCGAGGCGCGCGTCGCCGCGTACGCCAAGGAACTCGGCGAGGAGCCCGAGGTGCTGGCGCGGTACACCGGCACCGAGCTGCTCGGCACCCGCTACGCGCCGCCGTTCCCGTACTTCCTCGGCCAGGAGAACGCGCACCGCGTGCTGTCCGCCGACTACGTGACCACCGACGACGGCACCGGCGTGGTGCACATCGCGCCCGCCTACGGTGAAGAGGACAAGGTGGTCACCGACGCGGCCGGGATCACCCCGGTCACCCCGGTGGACTCGAAGGGCCGGTTCACCGCCGAGGTGCCCGACTACGCCGGCCAGCAGGTGTTCGACGCCAACCCGAACATCATCAGGGACCTCAAGAACGGCACGGGCTCGGCCGGGCGGCAGGGCGCGGTGCTGCTGCGCCACGAGACCTACGAGCACCCGTACCCGCACTGCTGGCGCTGCCGGAACCCGCTGATCTACCGCGCGGTGTCCTCGTGGTTCGTCGCGGTCACCGAGTTCAAGGACCGGATGGTCGAGCTGAACCAGCAGATCACCTGGTACCCGGAGCACGTCAAGGACGGCCAGTTCGGCAAGTGGCTGGAGAACGCGCGCGACTGGTCGATCTCGCGCAACCGGTACTGGGGCACGCCGATCCCGGTGTGGATGTCGGACGACCCGAACTACCCGCGCACCGACGTCTACGGCTCGCTCGACGAGCTGGAGCGCGACTTCGGCGTGCGCCCGGCGGACCTGCACCGGCCGCACATCGACGAGCTGACCCGGCCCAACCCGGACGACCCGACCGGGAAGTCCACCATGCGCCGGGTGCCCGAGGTGCTCGACGTGTGGTTCGACTCCGGCTCGATGCCGTACGCCCAGGTGCACTACCCGTTCGAGAACGCGGACTGGTTCGAGCACCACTACCCGGGTGACTTCATCGTGGAGTACATCGGGCAGACCCGCGGCTGGTTCTACACGCTGCACGTGCTGGCCACCGCGTTGTTCGACCGGCCTGCCTTCCGCACCTGCGTGTCGCACGGCATCGTGCTCGGCTCCGACGGGCAGAAGATGTCGAAGTCGCTGCGGAACTACCCGGACGTCAACGAGGTGTTCGACCGGGACGGGTCCGACGCGATGCGCTGGTACCTGATGGCCAGCCCGATCCTGCGCGGCGGCAACCTCGTGGTCACCGACAAGGGCATCCGCGACGCGGTGCGCCAGGCGGTGCTCCCGCTGTGGAACTCGTACTACTTCCTCGCGTTGTACGCCAACGCCGAGGGCACCGAGGGCAAGTGGCGCACCGACTCGCAGCACGTGCTCGACCGGTACGTGCTGGCGAAGACCCACGAGCTGGTCACCGACGTCGAGGCGGCGCTGGAGGTCAGCGACATCGCCGGTGCCTGCGCCACCGTCCGCGAGTTCCTCGAGGTGCTGACGAACTGGTACGTGCGCCGCTCGCGCGACCGGTTCTGGGCCGGTGAGCAGGACGCGGTGGACACGCTGCACACCGTGCTGGAGGTGACCTGCCGGGTGCTGGCGCCGCTGCTGCCGCTGACCACGGAGTCGGTGTGGCGCGGGCTGACCGGCGGCCGTTCGGTGCACCTGGCCGACTGGCCGGGCACCACCGAGCTGCCCGCGGACGCCGCGCTGGTCACCGCGATGGACCGGGTGCGGCAGGTGTGCTCGTCGGCGTTGTCGCTGCGCAAGGCGAACAAGCTGCGCGTGCGGTTGCCGCTGGCGAAGCTGCTGGTGGCCGCCGAGGACGTGGACGCGCTGCGCCAGTTCACCGACATCATCCGCGACGAGGTGAACGTCAAGTCGGTCGAGCTGACCGGCGACGTGGCCGCGCACGGCGCCTTCGAGGTGGCGGTGAACGCGCGGGCCGCCGGGCCGCGGCTGGGCAAGGACGTGCAGCGGGTGATCAAGGCGGTCAAGGCGGGCGAGTGGTCCACATCGGAGGGTGGCGCGCTGGTGGCGGCCGGGATCGAGCTGCTGGAGACCGAGTACGACCGCAAGCTGGTGGCCAAGGACGAGGGCGCGGCGGCCGAGCTGCCGGGCGGGTCCGGGCTGGTGCTGCTCGACACCGAGGTGACCGAGGAGCTGGCGGCCGAGGGCGTGGCGCGCGACCTGGTGCGCGTGGTGCAGCAGGCGCGGCGTGACGCCGGGCTCGAGGTGGCCGACCGGATCGCGTTGACCGTGGACGCGCCGGTCGAGGTGACCGAGGCGGCGCGGGCGCACGAGGAGTTCGTCGCGGGGGAGACCCTGGCGACCTCGGTGGCCTACGACGCGGTGGCCGACGGCTCCACCGGCACCGTTGGCGACGGGGTCAAGGTGACCGTGGCGGTGCGCAAGAACTAG
- the pgeF gene encoding peptidoglycan editing factor PgeF yields the protein MRIRRVVTTRAGGASRAPYESFNLGDHVGDDESAVAANRRRLAAELGLAEGDLAWMEQVHGRTATVVDQPGGPPAEATDALVTARPGVALVALVADCVPVLLGDPENGVVAAVHAGRVGARVGVVPAALDAMKSAGAELGKVEALLGPAICGECYEVPKAMADDVGAHLPGSACKSRNGTPGLDLRAGLWRQLADAGIAKIGVDPRCTAEDKTLFSFRRDGTTGRIAAITWVEAG from the coding sequence GTGCGTATTCGGAGGGTCGTCACGACCAGGGCGGGCGGTGCCTCGCGGGCACCGTACGAAAGCTTCAACCTCGGTGACCACGTCGGCGACGACGAGTCGGCGGTGGCGGCCAACCGTCGCCGCCTCGCCGCGGAACTCGGCCTCGCCGAAGGTGATCTGGCGTGGATGGAACAGGTGCACGGCCGCACGGCGACCGTGGTCGACCAACCCGGCGGGCCGCCCGCCGAGGCCACCGACGCGCTGGTCACCGCACGGCCCGGGGTCGCGCTGGTGGCGCTGGTCGCCGACTGCGTGCCGGTGCTGCTCGGTGACCCCGAAAACGGGGTGGTGGCCGCGGTGCACGCGGGCCGCGTCGGCGCCAGGGTGGGCGTGGTCCCCGCCGCGCTGGACGCGATGAAGTCGGCCGGTGCCGAACTCGGCAAGGTCGAAGCGCTGCTCGGCCCGGCGATCTGCGGTGAGTGCTACGAGGTGCCGAAGGCGATGGCCGACGACGTCGGGGCGCACCTGCCCGGCAGCGCCTGCAAGAGTCGCAACGGCACGCCGGGACTGGACCTGCGTGCCGGGCTGTGGCGCCAGCTGGCCGACGCGGGCATCGCCAAGATCGGCGTGGACCCGCGGTGTACCGCCGAGGACAAGACGCTGTTCAGCTTCCGGCGCGACGGCACCACCGGGAGGATCGCCGCGATCACCTGGGTCGAGGCCGGATGA
- a CDS encoding FUSC family protein → MKGLALPVLVVVVAGGVAGLGALAGLGPATVLAALTALFCLMAAFGGPLRADLRLLAGFAPALVFGAGVPRLLGEVSDWAAIALLTAVVFVAGLLPALGRRYVTVGLGLGMASVFGYGFQLTGAASAAQVLGAPALAVGVVVVLRLLAGLRDPGKPVREALAELLAGGGSAEQATRLWLGDQPRRWTARVLAQTLRYRAARRVLEERGVVTEEAATEADKLASLVRSRSTSDSGVAAPSLTGPADEWHSRMREALSEIHRAATHRGESTVEIPRGLARRVLADELRGALSWKSAQLRHAVRCALGLFVALAVARLRPGDPLTLSFLMATFAVMQPEWRDSLRKAWQRVAGSAGGAVVLALVLWWLPPSALLPVGLVAMLAGVPVMASRPVLFNGCVVLMSVGVNAANRHLDPAPVLVEYLLLILLAVMIGLLFGFAAVPGVRKPGAPERLATAVADTRALLSRLADTLRGDADPRELASLFRQAARSQQDLLAAEPGSAEPTGPQQESLEQTAEALRGLQTTAVAIALPGPRHASLAEPITELLAGHTPTDTPTDDEQRLLLTSLTTHLTALRSTT, encoded by the coding sequence ATGAAGGGGCTGGCACTTCCCGTGCTCGTTGTGGTGGTCGCTGGCGGGGTGGCCGGGCTGGGCGCGCTGGCCGGGCTCGGCCCGGCGACCGTGCTCGCCGCGCTGACCGCGTTGTTCTGCCTGATGGCGGCCTTCGGCGGACCGCTGCGGGCGGACCTGCGGCTGCTCGCCGGGTTCGCGCCCGCGCTGGTGTTCGGCGCAGGGGTGCCCCGGCTGCTCGGCGAGGTGTCGGACTGGGCCGCGATCGCGCTGCTCACCGCGGTGGTCTTCGTGGCGGGCTTGCTGCCCGCGCTGGGCCGCCGGTACGTGACGGTGGGGCTCGGGCTCGGCATGGCGTCGGTGTTCGGGTACGGGTTCCAGCTGACCGGCGCGGCGAGCGCGGCCCAGGTGCTCGGCGCGCCCGCGCTGGCCGTCGGCGTGGTGGTGGTGCTGCGGTTGCTGGCCGGGTTGCGGGACCCCGGCAAGCCGGTCCGCGAGGCCCTCGCCGAGTTGTTGGCGGGTGGCGGCAGCGCTGAGCAGGCCACCCGGTTGTGGCTCGGCGACCAGCCGCGGCGGTGGACCGCGCGGGTGCTCGCCCAGACCCTGCGGTACCGCGCGGCGCGCCGGGTGCTCGAAGAACGCGGGGTGGTTACCGAGGAGGCCGCCACCGAGGCGGACAAGCTCGCTTCGCTGGTGCGTTCCCGGTCCACTTCGGACAGTGGGGTTGCGGCGCCATCTTTGACTGGCCCCGCCGACGAGTGGCATTCGAGGATGCGGGAAGCGCTCAGCGAGATCCACCGCGCGGCCACCCACCGCGGCGAGTCCACTGTGGAGATTCCACGCGGTTTGGCTCGCCGGGTGCTGGCGGACGAGCTGCGCGGTGCGTTGTCGTGGAAGTCGGCGCAGCTGCGGCACGCCGTCCGGTGCGCGCTGGGCTTGTTCGTGGCGCTGGCGGTGGCCCGGCTGCGGCCGGGCGATCCGCTGACGCTTTCGTTCCTGATGGCCACTTTTGCCGTCATGCAGCCGGAGTGGCGGGACAGCCTTCGCAAGGCGTGGCAGCGGGTCGCCGGTTCGGCTGGTGGGGCGGTGGTGCTGGCGCTGGTGCTCTGGTGGCTGCCGCCGTCGGCGCTGCTGCCGGTCGGCCTGGTCGCGATGCTCGCCGGCGTGCCGGTGATGGCCAGCAGGCCGGTGCTGTTCAACGGGTGCGTGGTGCTGATGAGCGTCGGCGTGAACGCGGCGAACCGGCACCTGGATCCGGCGCCGGTGCTGGTGGAGTACCTGCTGCTGATCCTGCTGGCGGTGATGATCGGCTTGCTGTTCGGTTTCGCCGCAGTGCCGGGGGTGCGCAAACCAGGCGCGCCGGAACGCCTGGCGACAGCGGTCGCCGACACGCGGGCGCTGCTGTCCCGCCTGGCCGACACCCTGCGCGGTGACGCCGATCCACGGGAGCTGGCTTCCCTGTTCCGGCAGGCGGCGCGTTCGCAGCAGGACCTGCTCGCCGCCGAGCCGGGCAGCGCGGAACCCACTGGGCCACAACAGGAATCACTGGAACAAACCGCCGAAGCCCTGCGGGGCCTGCAAACCACCGCCGTCGCCATCGCCCTACCAGGCCCCCGGCACGCTTCCCTGGCCGAACCCATCACCGAGCTATTGGCCGGCCACACCCCCACCGACACGCCCACGGACGACGAGCAACGCCTCCTGCTGACGTCGCTGACCACACACCTGACCGCCCTGCGCTCGACCACCTGA
- a CDS encoding cell division protein SepF — protein sequence MSALQKLKAYFGMVPADSDGYDGYDSYDGDYRRDSRDTRDFADYADADDEYETYEEPAAPPVRTRSRGRYRAMDEFDDDEPRPRGRVPAATPAVQGALAVDRPDPVARLRPVPEQSRLPSRDPLSRITTLHPTSYAEARAIGEHYRDGIPVIINLTEMDNADAKRLVDFSAGLAFALRGSMDKVTNKVFLLSPPDVDVTAEDRRRIAEGGLFLRN from the coding sequence ATGAGCGCGCTGCAGAAGCTGAAGGCGTACTTCGGCATGGTCCCGGCCGACAGTGACGGCTATGACGGGTACGACAGCTACGACGGCGACTACCGGCGTGACTCCCGTGACACCCGTGACTTCGCCGACTACGCCGACGCCGACGACGAGTACGAGACCTACGAGGAGCCTGCCGCACCGCCGGTGCGCACCCGCTCCCGGGGTCGGTACCGGGCGATGGACGAGTTCGACGACGACGAGCCGCGCCCGCGTGGCCGCGTGCCCGCCGCCACCCCGGCGGTGCAGGGCGCGCTCGCGGTGGACCGGCCGGACCCGGTGGCCAGGCTGCGGCCGGTGCCGGAGCAGTCGCGGCTGCCCAGCCGTGACCCGCTCAGCCGGATCACCACCCTGCACCCGACCAGCTACGCGGAGGCCAGGGCGATCGGCGAGCACTACCGCGACGGCATCCCGGTGATCATCAACCTGACCGAGATGGACAACGCCGACGCCAAGCGGCTGGTGGACTTCTCGGCCGGGCTGGCGTTCGCCCTGCGCGGCTCGATGGACAAGGTCACCAACAAGGTGTTCTTGCTCTCACCGCCGGACGTCGACGTGACCGCCGAAGACCGCCGCCGCATCGCCGAAGGCGGGCTCTTCCTCCGCAACTGA
- a CDS encoding YggT family protein — MQAVWIVLYYVLFAFWLLLTARVVVELVRAFAREWRPAGGVAVTLETIYTVTDPPVRLVRRIIPMVRIGGVGLDLSIMVLLLVVFILMQLAYPG; from the coding sequence GTGCAAGCGGTCTGGATCGTCCTCTACTACGTGCTGTTCGCTTTTTGGCTCCTGCTCACAGCACGGGTCGTGGTCGAACTCGTGCGCGCCTTCGCGCGCGAGTGGCGCCCCGCCGGAGGGGTTGCGGTGACGCTGGAGACCATCTACACAGTTACGGACCCGCCGGTCCGATTGGTCCGGCGGATCATCCCGATGGTGCGGATTGGCGGCGTCGGACTGGACTTATCGATTATGGTGCTGCTGTTGGTTGTGTTCATACTGATGCAACTGGCGTATCCAGGGTGA